The nucleotide sequence ATCCGATGCGAGTTCCGGCCAGACCGGGCGCGGTGGCGGTGATGACGACCTCATCTCCGTCTTCCAGGAATGTTCTCTCTTCACCGTTGACGAGTACGGGTTCAGCCCCGCCCCAGGTCAGCTCGATGAACGCGCCCCTTTGATTCTTCTCGGGTCCGGAGATGGTGCCTGAACCGAAAAGGTCACCGGTGCGGGTCGAGGCACCATTCACTGTGGTGTGGGCGAGCATCTGTGCAGGCGACCAGTACATCGGCGCGTAGGGCGGACGCGAGATGGTGTCACCGTTCCAGTGCACTTCGAGGTCGACGTCGAGCCCCCAGTTTTCTTTACCCCGCAGGTACGGCAGCGGTTCGGGATCTTGCACGGGCGTGGGTACACGGGCTGCTTCGAGCGCCGCCAGAGGGACCACCCAAGCGGAAATAGTTGTCGCGAAGCTCTTCCCGAGGTTCGGGCCGAGCGGCACGTACTCCCAGGCCTGAATGTCACGTGCCGACCAGTCGTTGAGGATCACGGCACCGAAGCAGTGCTCCGCGAACTCGTCTGGCGAAATCGACTCGCCCATTCGCGATCCGACACCCACGATGAACCCGAGTTCCACTTCAATGTCGAGACGGACGGAGGGGCCGAATACGGGTGCCGGGTCGTTGGGGCCTTTGCGCTGCCCCTGTGGACGGATGATGTCCGTCCCAGTTACCACGACGGTGGATGAGCGTCCGTGATAGCCGACCGGAAGGTGCTTCCAGTTCGGCATTAGCGGCTCCGCGTTGGGCCGGAACAGGCGGCCCAGGTTCGACGCGTGATGTTCGGATGCGTAGAAGTCGACGTAATCCGCTACTTCGATGGGCAGGTGCAGCGTCACGTCGCTCACCGCATGGACGGCAGCGTCGGGAATGTCTTCGGCGATGAGTTCTTTGATCCGGGATCGTGTCTTGTCCCATGCGGCCCTGCCTTGGGCCATGAAGGGGTTCAGCGTCGGCTGGGCGAACACGTCGTCACCGAGAGCGACGGAAAGGTCGACGACGGAATCCGCGACGCGGACACCCACTCTCGGCAAGGGGTTGTCCTTCGTAGAGAACGATCCGTATGGAAGGTTCTCACTGCCGAAGAACGAATCGGCGGGAATGGCGATGCGGGTCATGCTGAAGTTCCTTGTGTCAGAGCGGATGCGGGTACGAGGCCGAGCGCAACGAGGTCTTCGAGCGGCTCAATGATGCTGCACGTTCCGAACGAGACGAACGTTGCGCGAACCGCCGCAGCTCGATGCGCGTCGAGGTTGGCGATCCTGACCGCCACGACGCTGCCGTCGCGCTGCTCGAGATCAGCGGCTACCTGGCGGACGCTACCGCCGCGCAGCGCCGTATCAACAGCGAGGAGGACGTTGAGAAACCCGTGCTGTTCGAAGCCCGTGTCGTGCGCGGTGTTGCGGATAGCGTGATGCAGCCCAGCTGTGGCTTTAAAGGCGATGCCAGCTGTGACCGTTGCGATGATCGCCTCAGCAAATTCTTGCGAGTCGGGATGCATCTCCGGTTTGATGCCGCCGGTGCGGAACTTCGCTCGATACGGTGTAGTGCGCAGCGCTTCGAGCATTGGTTCGCGACGATCGTCGCGCGGAATCTCAACGAACACATCGATATTTGAGTCAGCCAGGGCTGTCGAGAGGTCGATTAGGAACTCGTCGACCGAACCGGGCGCAACAACCTCGATCGCTTTGAGCACCACAGGGAGAGCAGCAGCGTCGCGCAGGATCGCCGGTATCTGGCCGGGCCCTTTCGGTGCTGTAGCGGCGACGGGCAGAGCGGTCTTGCGACTAGCGAGCAGCGAACCGAGACGTGGCATCGCATCGGCGCCGATGATGAAGGGTCCGACGAGTGCCGAGTATGGGGCACGTTCGTGGTCGCTGTGCGCCGGGATGGCTTCATCGAGTGGCATCAACCCCGGGGGGAAGATCGCGGCGTTGTCGCACAGACCTTTGAGGATCTCGGGAATCATGAATTTTTGAGTCACTTCTTTAGTCCCCTTCCCCAGCTCCACGCGTATTCCGGGTCTTCACATGCGAGCGCGCCTTCACCGAGTTCGAGCGGACGGAAGGTGTCGACCATGACGGCGAGTTCGTCGAAGTAGTCAACGCCAATGCTGCGTTCGACGGCGCCAGGTTGCGGCCCGTGTGCGTGACCGCCCGGATGTACCGAGATTGATCCTTGGGCGATGCCCGAACCTTTCCGTGCCTCGTAGTCGCCGCCGCAGTAGAACATGATCTCGTCGGAGTCGACGTTCGAGTGGTAGTACGGCACGGGAATCGAGTCAGGGTGGTAGTCAACCTTGCGGGGCACGAAGTTGCAGATCACGAAGTTATGCCCCTCGAACGCTTGGTGTACTGGCGGCGGCTGGTGGATGCGGCCGGTGAGGGGTTCGAAGTCGTGGATGCTGAATGTGTAGGGGTACAGGCAGC is from Hoyosella subflava DQS3-9A1 and encodes:
- the fahA gene encoding fumarylacetoacetase, giving the protein MTRIAIPADSFFGSENLPYGSFSTKDNPLPRVGVRVADSVVDLSVALGDDVFAQPTLNPFMAQGRAAWDKTRSRIKELIAEDIPDAAVHAVSDVTLHLPIEVADYVDFYASEHHASNLGRLFRPNAEPLMPNWKHLPVGYHGRSSTVVVTGTDIIRPQGQRKGPNDPAPVFGPSVRLDIEVELGFIVGVGSRMGESISPDEFAEHCFGAVILNDWSARDIQAWEYVPLGPNLGKSFATTISAWVVPLAALEAARVPTPVQDPEPLPYLRGKENWGLDVDLEVHWNGDTISRPPYAPMYWSPAQMLAHTTVNGASTRTGDLFGSGTISGPEKNQRGAFIELTWGGAEPVLVNGEERTFLEDGDEVVITATAPGLAGTRIGFGEVAGRILPSRGGAQ